A stretch of Prionailurus bengalensis isolate Pbe53 chromosome E4, Fcat_Pben_1.1_paternal_pri, whole genome shotgun sequence DNA encodes these proteins:
- the SLAMF6 gene encoding SLAM family member 6 — translation MLCLLLPLTLVSCLGPGSTASQASSTPLMVNGTLGESVTFPLKLPISEDTHSITWLYNGTSITFIQLSDPSDPRIIPTNPKWKDRLQFTRNYSLQLSNLTMADAGSYHAQITTQTSTVFSSYKLRIFRPLRNLEVANHTWRSENGTCEIHLTCSVENMNDDNLVRWEVAGSISIREANLTLSWDPKHSSEEKYTCIAENPVSQLSFSVSTQSLCKDFLNDGSIGTLWIALVTIILICPVIVLLVVWRKKYCLCKRGIFHFSAQQTQTSAENMNNLEYVSISSGNTVYAHVTHPKRQTSNPTPMKTTDSSTIYSTVHQSKESKPISPRTTALGNVIQVAEGSQQECRKHMASPDPLGENKHSVVSAWRT, via the exons GGAGCACAGCTTCACAAGCCAGCTCAACCCCCCTGATGGTGAATGGGACTCTGGGGGAGTCGGTAACTTTCCCCTTGAAGCTTCCTATATCTGAGGATACACATTCCATCACCTGGCTTTACAACGGAACATCTATAACCTTCATACAACTAAGCGATCCTTCAGATCCCCGGATCATACCGACGAATCCAAAATGGAAAGACCGACTGCAATTCACCAGGAACTACTCCTTACAGCTCAGCAACCTGACAATGGCTGACGCAGGATCTTACCATGCCCAGATAACCACACAAACCTCTACAGTGTTTTCCAGTTACAAGCTGAGGATCTTCA GACCACTGAGGAACTTAGAAGTGGCCAACCACACTTGGCGATCCGAGAATGGGACCTGTGAGATCCACCTGACCTGCTCTGTGGAGAATATGAATGACGACAACCTAGTAAGGTGGGAGGTCGCAGGAAGCATATCTATAAGAGAAGCCAACCTCACTCTGTCCTGGGACCCCAAGCACTCCAGCGAAGAGAAGTACACCTGCATAGCTGAGAATCCTGTCAGCCAACTGTCCTTCTCTGTTTCCACCCAGAGTCTCTGCAAAG attttttgaaTGATGGGTCCATTGGTACCCTATGGATTGCACTTGTGACTATTATTTTGATATGTCCAGTCATCGTGTTACTTGTTGTTTGGAGGAAGAAATACTGTTTGTGCAAGAGAG gcatCTTTCATTTCTCTGCTCAGCAAACCCAGACTTCTG CAGAGAACATGAATAACTTAGAGTATGTCTCCATCTCTTCGGGGAACACCGTGTATGCTCATGTCACTCATCCAAAGAGG caaACAAGTAACCCAACGCCTATGAAAACCACTGATTCCTCCACAATTTACTCCACGGTTCATCAGTCCAAAGAG AGTAAGCCCATTTCTCCCCGGACGACTGCCCTCGGCAACGTCATCCAAGTGGCTGAGGGGTCTCAGCAGGAATGCAGGAAGCACATGGCTTCTCCTGATCCCTTGGGAGAGAACAAACACAGCGTGGTTTCTGCCTGGAGAACTTGA